In Xenorhabdus ishibashii, the following are encoded in one genomic region:
- the trpB gene encoding tryptophan synthase subunit beta, which produces MSKLNPYFGDFGGQFVPQILIPALNQLEEAFIEAQRDPEFQRTFQDLLRNYAGRPTALTLCQNLTKGTKTRLYLKREDLLHGGAHKTNQVLGQALLAKRMGKNEIIAETGAGQHGVATALACALLGLKCRIYMGAKDIERQSHNVFRMRLMGAEVIPVHSGSATLKDACNEAMRDWSGCYEKAHYLLGTAAGPHPYPTIVREFQRMIGEEAKAQILEKEGRLPDAVIACIGGGSNAIGLFAEFIPENDVRLIGVEPAGHGIETGEHGAPLKHGKLGIYFGMKSTIMQTDDGQIEESYSISAGLDFPSVGPQHAYLNSIGRADYVSITDDEALDAFQKLSRDEGIIPALESSHALAYALKMIHEAPDREQLLIVNLSGRGDKDIFTVHDILKSRGEI; this is translated from the coding sequence ATGAGTAAATTAAATCCTTATTTTGGCGACTTTGGTGGGCAATTTGTGCCACAAATTTTGATCCCTGCGCTTAACCAATTAGAAGAAGCTTTTATTGAAGCACAAAGAGATCCTGAATTTCAGCGTACATTTCAGGATCTATTGAGAAACTATGCAGGCAGACCCACAGCCTTAACGCTGTGTCAAAACCTGACTAAAGGAACAAAAACACGTTTGTACCTGAAACGTGAAGATTTACTCCACGGTGGTGCACACAAGACCAATCAGGTTTTAGGACAAGCATTATTGGCAAAACGCATGGGAAAGAATGAAATCATTGCTGAAACAGGTGCTGGTCAACATGGCGTCGCGACTGCCCTGGCTTGTGCGCTATTAGGGCTGAAATGCCGTATTTATATGGGAGCAAAAGATATTGAACGCCAATCACACAATGTTTTTCGCATGCGTTTGATGGGTGCAGAAGTGATCCCTGTCCACAGCGGCTCGGCAACCTTGAAAGATGCCTGTAACGAAGCAATGCGTGACTGGTCGGGTTGCTATGAAAAAGCACATTACCTATTAGGTACTGCTGCTGGCCCTCACCCATATCCGACGATAGTACGAGAATTTCAGCGTATGATTGGCGAAGAAGCCAAAGCGCAAATTCTGGAAAAAGAAGGCCGTCTGCCTGATGCAGTTATTGCCTGCATTGGTGGTGGTTCAAATGCCATCGGTTTGTTTGCTGAATTTATTCCAGAAAATGATGTCCGCTTGATCGGTGTTGAACCTGCGGGGCATGGTATTGAGACTGGAGAGCATGGTGCCCCACTGAAACACGGAAAATTGGGAATTTACTTTGGCATGAAATCAACAATTATGCAGACAGATGACGGACAGATTGAAGAATCTTATTCCATTTCAGCAGGTTTGGATTTTCCTTCCGTTGGCCCACAACATGCCTATTTAAATAGCATCGGTAGAGCTGATTATGTTTCAATCACTGATGATGAAGCCTTGGATGCTTTCCAGAAACTCTCACGTGATGAAGGCATTATCCCAGCATTAGAGTCCTCTCATGCGTTGGCTTATGCCCTGAAAATGATCCACGAGGCTCCAGACAGAGAACAATTATTAATTGTCAATTTATCTGGCCGTGGTGACAAAGACATCTTTACTGTTCACGATATTTTAAAATCCAGGGGGGAAATCTGA
- the trpA gene encoding tryptophan synthase subunit alpha, which produces MGRYEQLFKKLQNQNQGAFVPFVTLGDPDPELSLEIIDTLIAGGADALELGIPFSDPLADGPTIQNANLRALSSKVTTTLCFDLLAKIRAKYPDTPIGLLVYANLVFHNGINEFYYRCKSAGVDSVLVADVPLSESLPFRSVATKHDIAPIFICPPNADGDLLREIASFGRGYTYLLSRAGVTGSENRAQQPLNHIVNKLKEYHAAPALQGFGISEPEQVIIALNGGAAGAISGSAIVKIIEDNLHQPKIMLERLKNFVRTMKNATQL; this is translated from the coding sequence ATGGGACGTTACGAACAACTTTTTAAAAAGCTGCAAAACCAAAATCAAGGTGCTTTTGTTCCTTTTGTCACCCTTGGTGATCCTGACCCTGAACTATCATTGGAAATTATTGATACCTTAATTGCAGGTGGTGCTGATGCGCTTGAGCTGGGTATTCCGTTCTCAGATCCCCTTGCTGACGGCCCAACTATCCAAAATGCCAATCTGCGTGCCTTATCATCCAAGGTCACTACAACACTGTGTTTTGATCTGCTAGCCAAAATTCGGGCTAAATACCCTGATACCCCTATTGGCCTGTTGGTTTACGCTAATCTCGTCTTTCACAATGGCATTAATGAGTTTTATTATCGCTGTAAAAGTGCTGGTGTCGACTCCGTACTTGTCGCTGACGTGCCGTTATCCGAGTCATTGCCTTTCCGTTCAGTTGCCACAAAACATGATATTGCTCCGATCTTTATTTGCCCTCCTAATGCAGATGGTGATTTACTGCGTGAAATTGCCTCATTTGGACGGGGATATACCTATTTGCTATCAAGAGCGGGAGTAACGGGTAGTGAAAATCGCGCTCAACAGCCACTTAATCATATTGTCAACAAGCTCAAAGAATATCACGCTGCCCCTGCTCTACAAGGTTTCGGCATTTCAGAACCAGAACAGGTTATTATTGCTCTCAATGGCGGTGCGGCGGGTGCAATTTCAGGTTCAGCCATTGTAAAAATCATTGAAGATAACTTGCACCAACCCAAAATCATGCTGGAAAGATTAAAGAATTTTGTTCGTACCATGAAAAACGCCACCCAATTATGA
- the ompW gene encoding outer membrane protein OmpW, which yields MKKISALVLAAATLAPSLTFAHEAGDFLFRAGTATVRPHAGSDNVLGLGSFGVNNNTQLGLTFGYMITDNIGVELLAATPFQHRVSLPGAGEVAEVKHLPPTLMAQYYFGSSENEFRPYVGIGVNYTTFFSEKFTNNETVKDANLNSLDLKDSWGIAGQVGLDYQLNKNWMLNTSLWWMNIETDVKFKVGDADQKYKTRLDPWVFMFGVGYSF from the coding sequence ATGAAAAAGATTTCTGCGCTTGTATTGGCTGCTGCTACGTTAGCCCCGTCATTAACTTTTGCCCATGAAGCAGGTGACTTCCTGTTCCGTGCGGGTACAGCAACAGTAAGGCCGCATGCGGGTTCTGATAATGTATTAGGATTGGGATCTTTTGGTGTCAATAATAATACTCAGTTAGGTTTAACTTTTGGTTACATGATTACTGATAATATTGGTGTTGAATTATTGGCAGCGACACCATTCCAGCATAGAGTCAGTTTACCGGGAGCGGGTGAAGTTGCTGAAGTTAAACATTTACCACCAACGCTAATGGCACAATATTATTTTGGCTCTTCAGAAAATGAATTTCGTCCTTATGTCGGGATTGGTGTTAACTACACTACATTCTTTAGCGAAAAATTTACTAATAATGAAACTGTAAAGGACGCTAATTTAAATAGTCTGGATCTAAAAGATTCTTGGGGTATCGCTGGGCAGGTTGGACTGGATTATCAACTGAACAAAAACTGGATGCTGAATACTTCTCTTTGGTGGATGAATATTGAAACTGATGTGAAATTCAAAGTTGGTGATGCAGATCAAAAATATAAAACTCGGCTTGATCCGTGGGTCTTTATGTTCGGTGTTGGTTATAGTTTCTAA
- a CDS encoding YciC family protein — protein sequence MPITANTLYRDSINFLKNQWLSIVILSVLAALVTTLLGHLLMPNDEQLNLLAELQNIVRESGNTGIQRFVMQLTPDEQFMLMRTMFGVLFTNIFGNTLLTASMLVLISAISSGQQTNAIHASTLSITRLPKMFLLMFICTLLVQIGYALMILPGVLFSIAFSLAPIFLFEKGKNVFAAMQNSWKLAFSNMRLLIPAILLWLVAKLILVLVLANMPNMLLTALDNLLSSLLLIYLFRLYMLVKPQK from the coding sequence ATGCCCATCACGGCAAATACCCTGTATCGTGACAGCATCAACTTTTTAAAGAATCAATGGTTGAGTATTGTCATTCTCTCTGTTTTGGCCGCGCTGGTGACAACACTGCTGGGGCATTTACTCATGCCGAATGATGAACAGCTCAATTTATTAGCCGAGTTGCAAAATATAGTCAGAGAGTCAGGCAATACAGGTATCCAACGTTTCGTGATGCAATTAACGCCAGATGAGCAGTTTATGTTAATGCGCACAATGTTCGGAGTTTTATTCACCAATATCTTTGGTAATACCCTACTAACGGCCAGTATGCTGGTACTCATCAGTGCTATCTCTAGCGGTCAGCAAACTAATGCCATTCATGCCAGTACATTATCAATAACACGATTACCTAAAATGTTCTTGCTAATGTTTATCTGTACCCTGTTAGTTCAAATCGGCTACGCTTTAATGATCCTGCCAGGAGTACTGTTTTCTATTGCATTCTCACTGGCTCCTATTTTTCTGTTTGAAAAAGGCAAAAATGTTTTTGCCGCTATGCAAAATAGTTGGAAGTTGGCATTTAGTAATATGCGCTTGTTGATCCCAGCTATATTGTTATGGCTTGTCGCCAAGCTAATATTGGTTCTTGTACTGGCAAACATGCCCAATATGTTGCTAACAGCGCTGGATAATTTGTTATCATCCCTGTTGCTGATTTACCTATTTCGCTTGTATATGTTGGTCAAACCACAAAAATAA
- a CDS encoding SulP family inorganic anion transporter, producing the protein MLWERLHRWMPGLRNICQYRREYFSYDMRAGLSVAAVALPVAIAYAELMGISAIIGLYACILPMFAYALFGTSRQLIVGPDAATCAVIAAAVTPLALGNEHVRWQLAIVMTFMTGFWCILASHFRLGAFADFISRPILKGFINGVAITIMTDQLAKVFGLSGLPVELIERLVALPHKLLESHWSTIGMSVMTLLVLLSVHFFRPSWPAPLVAMVISTYISWQFELSQYGIQIVGSMGSGLPIVPVPEFEPGIIRDLVVPSINLAVISFVSFMMTARSFASKNGYQVDADLELRALGVANIASSLSQGFAVSAAGSRTAVNDSLGGKTQMVSVIAACAILLVLLFMSEALAYIPLSSLGIVLIFSTWSLLGLKNLWSYRKRNRQAFTLSIFTLIAVLLVGVIDGIGFAVLLGLLQFLRVVFRPSDQLLGVNDQGMVRSIRQHNDIKPVDGIMMYRFNSPLTYFNVGFFKKRVLQHVNGAKNNPVWLVVDATVSFTYDDVSVFAVLDELITELKEQGVTLVLAGRRTELNRWIKQNKLSRSDEDLIVVPDLYFAIRLIQSKQQVEEKQEK; encoded by the coding sequence ATGTTGTGGGAAAGATTACATCGCTGGATGCCAGGTTTGAGAAATATCTGCCAATATCGTAGAGAATATTTTAGCTATGATATGCGAGCAGGCCTTTCTGTTGCCGCAGTAGCATTGCCGGTTGCGATTGCTTATGCTGAATTAATGGGGATTAGCGCCATTATTGGTTTATATGCCTGTATCTTACCGATGTTTGCGTATGCACTGTTTGGTACTTCTCGACAGTTGATTGTTGGGCCTGATGCTGCAACTTGTGCTGTTATTGCTGCTGCTGTTACACCGTTGGCATTGGGGAATGAGCATGTTCGCTGGCAACTTGCCATAGTGATGACATTCATGACGGGATTTTGGTGTATTTTGGCTAGCCATTTTCGATTAGGCGCTTTTGCTGATTTTATATCTCGTCCCATTTTGAAAGGCTTTATTAATGGTGTTGCGATTACCATTATGACTGATCAGTTGGCTAAAGTGTTTGGGCTGTCTGGGTTACCTGTAGAATTGATTGAAAGATTGGTTGCACTTCCCCATAAATTGTTGGAATCTCACTGGTCGACGATAGGGATGTCAGTAATGACGTTGTTGGTACTTCTGAGTGTACATTTCTTCCGTCCGAGTTGGCCTGCGCCACTGGTGGCAATGGTGATATCGACTTATATCAGTTGGCAATTTGAACTCAGCCAATATGGTATTCAGATTGTGGGTAGTATGGGGAGCGGTTTGCCTATTGTTCCTGTACCCGAATTTGAACCCGGTATCATACGTGATTTAGTTGTTCCTTCTATTAACTTGGCGGTGATCAGTTTCGTCAGTTTTATGATGACTGCTCGTAGTTTTGCCAGTAAAAATGGCTATCAAGTCGATGCAGATCTAGAACTCAGGGCGTTGGGTGTCGCCAATATTGCTTCGTCATTATCACAAGGTTTTGCTGTTAGTGCTGCTGGTAGTCGTACTGCGGTCAATGATTCGCTTGGTGGTAAAACACAAATGGTGTCGGTGATAGCGGCTTGTGCCATCTTGTTGGTATTGCTGTTTATGTCTGAAGCTTTGGCATATATCCCTCTGTCTTCACTGGGTATTGTTTTAATCTTTTCCACGTGGTCTTTATTGGGTTTAAAAAATCTTTGGTCTTATCGGAAACGTAATCGTCAGGCTTTTACTTTATCAATTTTTACGTTAATCGCCGTTTTGCTGGTGGGAGTGATCGATGGTATTGGTTTTGCCGTTTTGTTGGGATTATTGCAATTTTTACGGGTAGTTTTTCGGCCTTCGGATCAATTATTGGGAGTAAATGACCAAGGCATGGTTCGTTCTATCCGTCAGCATAATGATATCAAACCCGTGGATGGTATTATGATGTACCGCTTTAACTCTCCTCTCACTTATTTTAACGTTGGATTTTTCAAAAAACGGGTATTACAGCATGTGAACGGTGCTAAAAATAATCCTGTATGGCTAGTGGTTGATGCGACAGTCAGTTTTACCTACGATGATGTCAGTGTTTTTGCTGTGTTGGATGAGTTAATTACAGAATTAAAAGAACAAGGTGTAACACTGGTCTTGGCAGGGCGTAGAACGGAGCTGAATCGCTGGATTAAACAGAACAAACTGAGTCGCAGCGATGAAGATTTGATAGTTGTGCCGGATCTCTATTTTGCTATTCGTTTAATCCAAAGTAAGCAACAAGTTGAGGAAAAGCAGGAAAAGTAA
- a CDS encoding septation protein A translates to MKQLLDFLPLVVFFIVYKMYDIFYASGALIAATGLAVVITYLIYRRVEKSSLITFVMVAVFGTLTLTFHSDLFIKWKVTVIYAIFALVLLISQWVMKKPLIQRMLGKELELPDFVWNKLNMAWATFFIACALANIYVAFWLPQDVWVNFKVFGLTALTLVFTVLSVVYIYRHLPREQK, encoded by the coding sequence ATGAAACAGCTTTTAGATTTTTTGCCGCTAGTCGTTTTCTTCATCGTCTACAAAATGTACGATATTTTCTATGCATCTGGCGCCTTGATTGCAGCAACAGGATTAGCTGTTGTTATTACTTATCTAATTTATCGTAGAGTTGAAAAATCCTCCTTAATTACATTTGTTATGGTTGCGGTTTTCGGCACTCTGACACTAACCTTCCACAGTGATTTATTTATTAAATGGAAAGTAACTGTAATTTATGCCATTTTTGCTCTGGTACTACTTATCAGCCAATGGGTGATGAAAAAGCCGTTAATTCAACGAATGTTAGGCAAAGAGCTAGAATTGCCTGATTTTGTCTGGAATAAGCTGAATATGGCTTGGGCAACCTTCTTTATTGCCTGCGCATTAGCAAATATTTATGTCGCTTTCTGGCTACCCCAGGATGTTTGGGTAAACTTTAAAGTGTTCGGATTAACGGCATTGACACTAGTCTTTACTGTATTGAGTGTGGTATATATCTACCGCCATCTGCCTCGCGAACAAAAATAA
- the yciA gene encoding acyl-CoA thioester hydrolase YciA — protein MTQQQCLPNGELVLRTLAMPADTNANGDIFGGWLMSQMDIGGAILAKEIALGRVVTVSVNGISFLKPVAVGDVVCCYARCLKTGNSSITIHIEVWVKKVASEPVGQRYRATEAVFTYVAVDENNTSRPLPEGKRHFQLESSQ, from the coding sequence ATGACACAACAACAATGCTTACCAAACGGAGAATTGGTTCTCCGTACACTGGCCATGCCTGCTGATACTAATGCCAATGGGGATATTTTCGGGGGCTGGCTGATGTCTCAAATGGATATTGGCGGCGCAATTCTGGCAAAAGAGATTGCCCTGGGGCGCGTAGTAACGGTTAGCGTAAATGGCATCAGTTTTCTAAAACCGGTTGCGGTAGGTGACGTCGTATGCTGCTACGCCCGTTGTCTCAAAACGGGAAATTCATCTATCACCATTCATATTGAGGTATGGGTGAAAAAAGTAGCTTCTGAACCAGTCGGTCAACGTTACCGTGCAACAGAAGCCGTTTTCACGTATGTTGCCGTTGATGAAAATAATACTTCCCGTCCTTTGCCTGAAGGTAAAAGACATTTCCAATTGGAAAGCAGTCAATAA
- the tonB gene encoding TonB system transport protein TonB: MLLGKNSLMRWIHWPILLSICLHISIAAALFHAIKPGKQAEITLMSVAMIQLAAEEAPVSKSAVSESLPEPEPEPIAEIALPKPKPKPKPKPEKKKIVKKEVKPREKKTEKASEQSLKPISDQETQTAKNLDDQKSEHHTVSENVEGQRGPKALNRPEPAYPSRAKQLGTEGTVKVKFDIDENGRVKNIEIISADPKNIFESEVKKAMKKWRYEKIPAIGHITTIEFKTTGISRF, encoded by the coding sequence ATGCTGTTAGGCAAGAATTCTCTTATGCGTTGGATACATTGGCCGATACTACTTTCCATTTGTTTACATATTTCTATTGCTGCGGCACTCTTCCATGCCATTAAACCAGGAAAACAGGCAGAAATTACACTTATGTCTGTTGCCATGATCCAGTTGGCTGCTGAAGAGGCACCTGTTTCCAAATCTGCCGTGTCTGAATCACTTCCTGAGCCAGAGCCAGAACCTATTGCGGAAATTGCTCTGCCTAAACCTAAACCTAAACCTAAACCTAAACCGGAAAAGAAAAAAATTGTCAAAAAAGAAGTTAAGCCAAGAGAGAAGAAGACAGAAAAAGCTTCAGAGCAGTCGCTGAAACCTATTTCTGATCAAGAAACTCAGACGGCAAAAAATTTGGATGATCAAAAATCTGAACATCATACCGTGAGTGAAAACGTTGAGGGACAAAGAGGACCAAAGGCATTAAATAGGCCAGAGCCAGCTTACCCATCCAGAGCAAAACAGTTGGGGACTGAGGGAACGGTAAAGGTAAAATTTGATATTGACGAAAACGGTCGAGTTAAGAATATTGAAATTATTTCTGCTGATCCGAAAAATATCTTTGAAAGTGAAGTAAAAAAAGCGATGAAAAAATGGCGTTATGAAAAAATTCCTGCTATCGGACATATAACGACTATCGAGTTTAAAACTACTGGTATTTCACGATTTTAA
- a CDS encoding YciY family protein, with product MKHSRREVGRWRMLRQSICRRRRWLEGQSRRNLRIYGLRKADDYKRRRSILFTHNIEWS from the coding sequence ATGAAACATAGCAGAAGAGAAGTAGGGCGTTGGAGAATGCTTCGCCAAAGTATTTGTCGTCGTCGTCGCTGGCTGGAAGGTCAGTCACGTCGTAATTTACGAATATATGGATTGCGTAAGGCCGATGATTATAAGCGCCGTAGATCGATCCTATTCACCCACAATATAGAGTGGAGTTAA
- the cls gene encoding cardiolipin synthase, whose product MTTFYSVLSWLTIFFYWLIIAGITIRILMKRRPVTSAMTWLLIIYIFPLVGIVAYLSFGELHLGKRRVEQARQMRSSVAKWLAELSNSPQIFANENSEVATPLFQLCERRQKIKGVRGNRMQLMTSYDNSLKAIVHDIENAKYNIEMVFYIWQSGGLVDQVTDALMQAAKRGVKCRIMVDSAGSWQFFRSPYPDIMRKAGIEFVESLKVNIFRLFLRRMDLRQHRKIILIDNHISYTGSMNMVDPRFFKQDAGVGQWVDIMVRMEGPVTTTLGIIYAFDWEMETGQRYLPPPPDGVTMPFEQASGHIAQVIASGPGFPDELIQQSLMTAIFAAREQLILTTPYFVPSDDLMHAICTAAMRGVDVSIIVPSQNNSFLVRWASRAFFSELLEAGVKIYQFEDGLLHTKSVLVDGQLSMVGSVNLDMRSLWLNFEITVVIDDEHFGNDLTLVQQGYIMRSTLLANNKWEKRPVWHRILERICYFFSPLL is encoded by the coding sequence ATGACAACTTTCTACTCTGTACTGAGCTGGCTGACGATTTTCTTCTACTGGCTGATTATTGCCGGTATCACTATTCGAATTTTGATGAAACGTCGTCCAGTGACATCAGCAATGACGTGGCTACTCATTATTTACATTTTTCCTTTAGTCGGGATCGTGGCTTATTTGTCATTCGGCGAATTGCATCTTGGTAAACGCAGAGTTGAGCAAGCCAGACAAATGCGTTCATCTGTAGCCAAATGGTTAGCCGAATTAAGCAACTCTCCTCAAATTTTTGCCAATGAAAATAGTGAAGTTGCTACTCCGCTGTTTCAACTGTGTGAACGACGCCAAAAGATCAAAGGTGTCAGAGGCAATAGAATGCAACTCATGACCTCTTATGATAATTCGCTAAAAGCGATTGTTCATGACATTGAAAATGCCAAATACAATATCGAGATGGTATTTTATATATGGCAATCCGGCGGGTTGGTTGATCAGGTCACAGATGCCCTGATGCAGGCTGCCAAACGCGGTGTTAAATGTCGAATCATGGTGGATTCGGCAGGAAGCTGGCAGTTTTTCCGTAGTCCTTATCCTGATATTATGCGAAAGGCTGGTATCGAATTTGTCGAATCGCTAAAAGTTAATATTTTCCGTTTATTCTTGCGTCGCATGGACTTACGCCAGCATAGAAAAATTATTCTGATCGATAATCATATTTCATACACCGGCAGTATGAACATGGTTGATCCTCGTTTTTTTAAACAAGATGCAGGAGTTGGTCAATGGGTCGATATCATGGTGAGAATGGAAGGCCCTGTTACGACAACATTGGGGATCATTTACGCTTTTGACTGGGAAATGGAAACAGGGCAGCGTTATCTTCCTCCTCCGCCTGACGGTGTCACCATGCCCTTTGAACAAGCCAGCGGTCATATAGCTCAAGTTATTGCTTCCGGTCCAGGATTCCCTGATGAATTGATCCAGCAATCCCTGATGACCGCTATTTTTGCTGCCCGCGAACAACTTATTCTTACCACCCCCTATTTTGTTCCCAGCGATGATTTAATGCATGCTATTTGCACTGCGGCTATGCGCGGAGTGGATGTCAGTATCATCGTGCCAAGCCAAAATAATTCATTTCTTGTTCGCTGGGCCAGCCGCGCATTTTTTTCGGAGTTACTGGAAGCCGGTGTGAAAATTTATCAATTTGAAGATGGTTTATTACACACCAAGAGTGTCTTAGTCGATGGGCAGCTCAGTATGGTCGGTTCTGTCAATTTAGATATGCGCAGCTTGTGGCTGAATTTTGAAATTACCGTAGTAATTGATGATGAACACTTTGGCAATGATTTAACCCTGGTTCAACAAGGCTATATTATGCGTTCAACATTGCTTGCAAACAATAAATGGGAAAAACGTCCGGTGTGGCATCGTATCCTTGAACGTATCTGTTATTTTTTCAGTCCTCTTCTATGA
- a CDS encoding HI1450 family dsDNA-mimic protein has translation MQLDLNNRMTEDEALEKAYDIFLEQALSNLDPADSLLFNLQFEERGGVELVEPSGIWLKYVDFDLEPDFFSEVIIGLAESEDAEIDDIFARVLICREKSHPICHILWKK, from the coding sequence ATGCAATTGGACTTAAATAACCGAATGACTGAAGATGAAGCGCTTGAAAAAGCTTACGATATCTTTTTGGAACAGGCACTTTCTAATCTCGATCCGGCTGACAGCCTATTGTTTAATTTGCAATTTGAAGAACGGGGTGGTGTTGAATTAGTGGAACCCTCAGGGATCTGGCTTAAATATGTTGATTTTGATTTGGAGCCAGACTTTTTTTCAGAGGTTATTATTGGCCTGGCTGAATCAGAGGATGCCGAAATTGATGATATTTTTGCCCGTGTCTTGATCTGCCGGGAAAAATCACACCCCATCTGCCATATTCTGTGGAAGAAATAG
- the oppF gene encoding murein tripeptide/oligopeptide ABC transporter ATP binding protein OppF translates to MSAITEKRVLLEVDDLKVYFDIKDGKQWFWQPAKTLKAVDGVTLRLYEGETLGVVGESGCGKSTLARAVIGLVKASGGAVTWLGQNLLDMNDRQWRDIRNDIQMIFQDPLASLNPRMTIGDIIAEPLRTYHPKMKDREVKEKVQKMMMRVGLLPNLINRYPHEFSGGQCQRIGIARALILEPKLVICDEPVSALDVSIQAQVVNLLQELQREMGLSLIFIAHDLSIVKHISDRVLVMYLGNAVELGTYDEVYHNPLHPYTRALMSAVPIPDPDKERNKHIELLEGELPSPINPPSGCVFRTRCPMADAECAKTRPLLEGSFKHAVSCLKVDPL, encoded by the coding sequence ATGAGCGCCATAACTGAAAAACGTGTCTTATTGGAAGTTGACGATCTCAAAGTTTATTTTGATATTAAAGATGGAAAACAGTGGTTCTGGCAGCCGGCAAAAACCTTAAAAGCGGTCGATGGCGTGACCTTAAGGTTATATGAAGGCGAAACTCTGGGCGTAGTGGGAGAATCTGGCTGCGGAAAATCAACCCTTGCCAGAGCCGTTATTGGCTTGGTGAAAGCATCTGGTGGTGCCGTCACCTGGCTTGGTCAAAATTTGCTGGATATGAATGACAGGCAGTGGCGGGATATTCGCAATGATATCCAAATGATTTTCCAAGACCCTTTGGCATCGCTGAATCCGCGTATGACGATTGGTGATATTATTGCTGAGCCATTGAGGACGTATCACCCCAAAATGAAAGATAGGGAAGTAAAAGAAAAAGTTCAAAAGATGATGATGCGGGTAGGGCTGTTGCCTAACCTGATAAACCGTTACCCTCACGAATTCTCTGGAGGCCAGTGCCAGCGTATTGGCATTGCCCGTGCTTTGATTCTGGAACCGAAATTAGTTATCTGTGACGAGCCGGTTTCAGCGCTGGATGTTTCCATTCAGGCTCAGGTTGTTAACCTGTTGCAGGAATTACAGCGGGAGATGGGGCTTTCCCTGATATTTATTGCCCATGACTTATCGATAGTGAAACATATATCAGACCGCGTATTGGTGATGTATTTAGGCAATGCCGTAGAATTAGGCACTTACGACGAGGTTTACCATAACCCGTTGCACCCATATACGAGGGCACTTATGTCGGCGGTGCCGATCCCTGATCCAGACAAAGAACGCAATAAGCATATTGAATTGCTGGAGGGAGAGTTGCCTTCACCGATTAATCCCCCATCTGGATGTGTATTTCGTACTCGCTGCCCAATGGCTGATGCCGAGTGCGCTAAGACTCGGCCGTTGCTTGAGGGTAGCTTTAAACATGCGGTATCTTGTCTCAAAGTTGACCCGCTCTAA